The genomic stretch GAAGCTCCAGAAGTTGACTAGCCAGCTCATCAGGCAATCCCTCCTCCAGCCACCCTACACCAAAAACGAAGTATTGAAAACAAGTCAATTCTTCACAACTCCCCAACGTGCAGGAACCTCGACTTTCGTCGAGGCTCTGCTGGAGGAGGAGGGTTTTGGGAAGCTACCAGCGACTGAACTTTGGATGATTATCTATAGCCGGCCGGCCGAGAAACTTGGTAAAGGGACACCTAAGCTTCGAGAATCTTTCGGTTAACCAACCCCAACTCCTGCACAACCTCCGGTTAACCATTTTGTGCCTCAGGCACCGCGTTAGCCGCGTAGAATAGAACATGTGTTCCACGCCCCAAGCGCCAGGAGGTACGCCGATGCCATTCGCGAAGACGCTCCCGCCAGTCCCGGAAGTTCCTGTCGCGCGCATGTCGCGCTCCGAGGTAAGGCGCCTGGCCCATGCCTACGGGCATCACAAGCGCCACGCCGCCTATCGCTTCTCGGCGCTCATGCCCGTCGTCTCCCGGAACCGGATATTCATGGACGACCACTGCCTGGACATCTACGAGTGGGCGGCGAAGTTCGGGGGCATGACTCGGCCCGAAGTCGATCGCATCCTCGCGCTCTGGGAGATCATCGGCGAGTACGACTGCCTCTGGCGCCTCCTGGCCGACGGCGTCGGCATCACCAAGCTCGAGCGTGCCGCACCGCACGTGACGCCAGACAATGCCGGGTGGATGGCGAAGCAGGTGGAGAGCCTGACCAAGCCTGAACTCGAAGCATTCCTGCGCGGTCTGCGCCGGTCGCTGGCCGCCGCCGATCAGGCCGCCGCCGGGCAGGCCGTGGCGACCGGCGGCGCCACTGTCGCCGAGGCGCGTCCGGTGGCAATGGTCCGATCGGTCTCTCCGCTGCTGCCCGGATTCGACCCCGCGCGGGCGGAGCCGGCCACCTGCGCAGCTCCGGCAGCCACCCGGGCGAAATGCGCTGAATCATCGACCGATTACCCGTTAGCTCCCGCGCCGGCGACTGGTCCAGTACCTCAGCCGCTGCCTACCAGCACGCCGCCTACCAGCACGCCGCCTACCAGCACGCCACCTACCTGCACGCCACCTACCTGCACGCCGCCTTCCAGCCCGCCAGGTTCCAGCACGCCGCCTATCAGCGCGCCGCCTGTGGCTTCGGAAAGGGTACCCTCGCCAACTCGCCCGACGCCCCCGGCAGCGATCAGGCTGTCGCTGGAACTGGACCCTATCGGCGAGAAGCGCGTGCGCGAACTCCAGGACATCTACGAGCGCCTCCACGGGCGACCGATCGGTCTCGGGCAATTGGTGTCGCTGCTGGCTCGGTGGGCCATCTTGCAGGGCAATCTTCCCTCTCTCGAGGATCTCGCGGCCGGCGGGATCGGATGTGCAGGCGCCGAGGGCACCACTTTCGACGGCACGATGCGTGGTCCGGCCGCGCCCGATGTTGCCGCGCTCGACGCCGCGGCGCTCGACGTCGCGATGCCCGACGCCGCCACGCCAGGCGCCGCCGTCCCGGAAACGGGCGGAGGAGCTGGCGAGCAAGCGAAGGCAGGGCGGAAGCCGTTGCCCGTGGGCAGGAAGTTCCAGCCGCGGTTGCTGGAGGTCGTCGTCAGCATCGCCGAGACCGGGTGGCGGTTTGTCCGGACGGGCGCCGGGTGGGTCCCGGTCGCGGACGGCTGCCTCGCCGGCTTCCTCACGCGCGGCCAGGCGGTGCCGCTGGGCAACCTGCACGTGGCCGCCATCGCCGCGTCGCGGGACGTGACCGGCGAGCGCTACTGGCCCGTAGCGGTCGAGCGCTATCTCCTGGCCCGGTCCGGAGGGTACTGCGAGGTCGGCGACTGCCGGCGGCGGGCCGTGGCGGCCCATCATCGCAAGCGGTTCGCCCACGATCCCTCCCATCATCCGGACGATCTGGTCTGCGCGTGCGGCGAGCACCACGGGCTGGCGCAGAATGGCCGGTTTCGGGACGAGAGCCTCGATCCCGCCGCGTGGGGCACGCTGGCAGTGGGCGAGGAGGCCACGCTGTGCGAGGCCGACCGGCAGTTCCTGGAGGTCCGAAAGAAGGCCGTGATGCCGTAGCAGCCCGGCGGCCATGCCGGGTGGCTCGATGGGGGGCCGGCACGCAGGGGCCGGCACGCAGGGGCCGGCACGCAGGGGCCGGCACGCAGGGCCCCGGCCTTGGCCGCGTGCCCACCAACGTGCAGAACCCCGGCTTTCGCCGGGGGCTGCTGGAGGAGGAGGGTTTTGGGAAACTACCAGCCGGTGAACCTTTGGATGATTATCTATAGCCGCCCTTCCCCGAAATTCGGTAAAGATAACCTAAAGCTTCGGGATGAGTTCGGTTAAGCAAAGCGAGCTTGGGTCGCACGGTCCACCAACGTGCAGAACCCCGGCTTTCGCCGGGGACTGCTGGAGGAGGAGGGTTTGGGAAACTACCAGCGACTGGGTTTGGATAGCTATCTATAGCCGGCCGTGTCCGAAACTCGGTTATGCAACCCCTAACCTTCGATTAAGAAGTGGTGAAACTGGTTGTGCTAGCATGGGGTATGAGCCCTGAAATGCAGACCAAGCCAACCTCATCCCAGTCCCGCGAGCACACCGAAGGCGAGCTTCACGAGAAGATCGCCCTCATCAAGCAGGGCGGAGCCGCGAAATACCACGAGGCGGCCAAGAAGGTTAACAAGCTCTTCGCTCGCGAGCGGCTGCGCTTGTTGCTCGACGAGGGTTCGGAGCTAGAGGACGCCTTGTTCGCCAACTGCAGTGCCGGCGACTTGCCTGCTGATGGCGTCGTGACCGTCATCGGCAAAATCCACGGCCGCACCGTCTGCGTGATGGCCAACGACAGCACGGTGAAGGCGGGCTCGTGGGGCTCGCGCACCGTCGAGAAGATCATCCGCATCCAGGAGACGGCGATGCGCATGCGCGTGCCGATGCTGTACCTGGTGGACTCCGCCGGCGCCCGCATCACCGACCAGGTGGAGATGTTCCCGGGGCGGCGCGGCGCCGGCCGCATCTTCTTCAACGAGGTCAACCTGTCGGGCACGGTTCCGCAGGTTTGCCTGCTGTTCGGCCCGTCTGCGGCCGGTGGGGCGTACATCCCGGCATTCTGCGACGTGGTCGTCATGGTCGAGGGAAACGCCTCGATGTACCTGGGCTCGCCGCGGATGGCCGAGATGGTCATCGGCGAGAAGGTCACGCTCGAAGAGATGGGCGGCGCCCGCATGCACTGCAGCGTCTCGGGTTGCGGCGACGTGCTGGTCAAGACCGAGGAAGACGCCATCGCGTGGCTGCGCAACTACATCCGGTACATGCCGCAGAACTTCGAGGAGAAGCCGGCCCTGGCAGAGTCGCGGCCGCCCAAGGCGGGCAAGCCGCTGGACCAGATCGTGCCGCAAAACCAGAACCAGCCCTTCAACATGCAGGAGTTCATCGACGGCCTGGTGGACGAGGGCTCGTGGATCGAGATCAAGAAACTCTTCGCGCCCGAGTTGCTGACGGGCCTCGCCAGGCTGGGCGGCCAGGTGGTCGGCATCCTGGCAAACCAGCCGCGGGTCAAGGGCGGCGTGCTCTTCACGGACTCGGCCGACAAGGCGTCGCGATTCATCTGGCTGTGTGACGCGTTCAACATTCCGCTGCTGTTCCTCGCGGACGTGCCGGGTTTCATGATCGGCTCGGCCGTCGAACGGGGCGGCATCATCCGCCACGGCGCGAAGATGATCTCGGCCGTCTCGTCGGCCACCGTGCCCAAGATCAGCGTCATCGTCCGCAAGGCGTACGGCGCGGGTCTATATGCCATGGCCGGTCCGGCGTTCGACCCTGACGTCTGCCTTGCGCTGCCGACGGCGATGATCGCCGTCATGGGCCCCGAG from Candidatus Tanganyikabacteria bacterium encodes the following:
- a CDS encoding HNH endonuclease; this translates as MPFAKTLPPVPEVPVARMSRSEVRRLAHAYGHHKRHAAYRFSALMPVVSRNRIFMDDHCLDIYEWAAKFGGMTRPEVDRILALWEIIGEYDCLWRLLADGVGITKLERAAPHVTPDNAGWMAKQVESLTKPELEAFLRGLRRSLAAADQAAAGQAVATGGATVAEARPVAMVRSVSPLLPGFDPARAEPATCAAPAATRAKCAESSTDYPLAPAPATGPVPQPLPTSTPPTSTPPTSTPPTCTPPTCTPPSSPPGSSTPPISAPPVASERVPSPTRPTPPAAIRLSLELDPIGEKRVRELQDIYERLHGRPIGLGQLVSLLARWAILQGNLPSLEDLAAGGIGCAGAEGTTFDGTMRGPAAPDVAALDAAALDVAMPDAATPGAAVPETGGGAGEQAKAGRKPLPVGRKFQPRLLEVVVSIAETGWRFVRTGAGWVPVADGCLAGFLTRGQAVPLGNLHVAAIAASRDVTGERYWPVAVERYLLARSGGYCEVGDCRRRAVAAHHRKRFAHDPSHHPDDLVCACGEHHGLAQNGRFRDESLDPAAWGTLAVGEEATLCEADRQFLEVRKKAVMP
- a CDS encoding acyl-CoA carboxylase subunit beta; protein product: MQTKPTSSQSREHTEGELHEKIALIKQGGAAKYHEAAKKVNKLFARERLRLLLDEGSELEDALFANCSAGDLPADGVVTVIGKIHGRTVCVMANDSTVKAGSWGSRTVEKIIRIQETAMRMRVPMLYLVDSAGARITDQVEMFPGRRGAGRIFFNEVNLSGTVPQVCLLFGPSAAGGAYIPAFCDVVVMVEGNASMYLGSPRMAEMVIGEKVTLEEMGGARMHCSVSGCGDVLVKTEEDAIAWLRNYIRYMPQNFEEKPALAESRPPKAGKPLDQIVPQNQNQPFNMQEFIDGLVDEGSWIEIKKLFAPELLTGLARLGGQVVGILANQPRVKGGVLFTDSADKASRFIWLCDAFNIPLLFLADVPGFMIGSAVERGGIIRHGAKMISAVSSATVPKISVIVRKAYGAGLYAMAGPAFDPDVCLALPTAMIAVMGPEAAINAVFANKIAELPESEREAYVAAKRAEYEADIDIYRLASELVIDGIVEPSHLREDLIARFAAYRTRALDYLPKRRPVLPV